In Topomyia yanbarensis strain Yona2022 chromosome 2, ASM3024719v1, whole genome shotgun sequence, one DNA window encodes the following:
- the LOC131683619 gene encoding uncharacterized protein LOC131683619: MSQNVLGTCCDDEIEIIHYEEKYCDRSMNVLRKSFFLHEAVCIGSEVNLDSQAQKDLEQLCLDVGRSGVSLLARHKSSGEIVGVSFNVLQTPSAPGDANYFESFRDHQCKSASSKSLMQYMITMDAKVDLFQMFNVDCLLEIMFLATLPAFEGKGIASNLVACSIDLAKQLKHGHGIENLPKDSKHKRPELVSALFTSRVSQKVGTKNKFTEINEVPHAEFIFRGKTYSDRIGPDHPTSILMAREI; this comes from the exons atgtctcaaaaTGTGCTTGGAACATGCTGCGATGATGAGATAGAGATCATTCACTATGAAGAGAAGTACTGTGACCGCTCTATGAATGTGCTACGAAAATCTTTCTTTTTGCACGAAGCCGTTTGCATTGGATCAGAAGTGAATCTCGATTCTCAGGCCCAGAAAGATTTAGAACAACTTTGCTTGGATGTAGGTCGCAGTGGAGTTTCTTTGCTGGCGCGACACAAGTCAAGCGGTGAAATCGTCGGAGTGTCGTTCAATGTACTGCAG ACACCTAGTGCCCCAGGAGATGCGAACTACTTTGAATCATTCCGTGATCATCAGTGCAAATCGGCAAGCTCAAAAAGTCTTATGCAGTACATGATAACGATGGACGCCAAGGTGGATTTGTTTCAAATGTTCAACGTTGATTGTCTTCTGGAGATCATGTTCCTCGCAACACTACCAGCTTTCGAGGGGAAGGGAATTGCAAGTAACCTTGTCGCGTGCTCGATCGATCTAGCGAAGCAGTTGAAGCACGGTCACGGCATTGAAAATCTCCCAAAGGATTCCAAGCATAAACGACCGGAACTTGTTTCAGCACTTTTCACATCAAGGGTATCACAAAAAGTGGGCACAAAAAACAAGTTTACAGAAATTAATGAAGTGCCTCATGCGGAATTTATTTTTCGTGGTAAAACGTATAGCGATCGTATTGGCCCGGATCATCCAACTTCGATTCTAATGGCTAGAGAAATTTAA